The proteins below come from a single Desulfovibrio sp. genomic window:
- a CDS encoding helix-turn-helix domain-containing protein, translating into MESKTAASIFEALSSEVRLDLFRLLVKNAPQGLVAGEIARQLDIPSTNLSFHLKAVVHSGLVTVEKEGRFMRYKASIPLMLEVIAYLTSECCSANPGECQRFRAASGVAPGILPKL; encoded by the coding sequence ATGGAAAGCAAAACTGCCGCCAGCATATTTGAAGCCCTGTCGTCCGAGGTACGCCTCGACCTGTTCAGGCTGCTGGTCAAAAATGCTCCGCAGGGACTGGTGGCTGGCGAAATTGCCCGTCAGCTGGATATTCCCTCCACTAACCTCTCCTTTCACCTCAAGGCCGTGGTGCACAGCGGCCTGGTGACTGTTGAAAAGGAGGGACGTTTTATGCGCTACAAGGCCAGCATCCCCCTGATGCTTGAGGTGATCGCCTACCTTACGTCAGAATGCTGCTCCGCCAACCCCGGCGAATGCCAGAGGTTCCGGGCGGCAAGCGGCGTAGCGCCAGGCATATTGCCGAAGTTGTAG
- a CDS encoding permease, with protein MNTPLQQQCCCKNTSQQAPQKPVAGGWNLKYTAVITVLAALWWLAYSVMQPAAHWLAVGLMGFAPGSPIAESVEFFFYDTAKILLLLVALIYAIAWARAGLNVERVRDYLSGKAKGVGYFLGSAFGAVTPFCSCSSIPLFLGFTTASIPMGITMSFLITSPLINELAVVLLWGLLGWKITVAYVVVGMTAGIIGGCLMDAIKAERWLHPFILEAMASMPAQAEEAKSAGGAPVCSPRITLRHRHDFAWSETSTIFRRVWKWVIIGVGLGAALHGFVPENWFAEHLGAGEWWSVPLSVLLGIPLYSSVTGIIPIMESLLTKGLPIGTTLAFCMSTVVVSLPEMLMLRQVMTGKLLAIFVGYLLLMFTLVGWLFNLAGSFLA; from the coding sequence ATGAACACGCCTCTTCAACAACAATGCTGCTGCAAAAATACCTCCCAGCAGGCCCCCCAAAAGCCAGTGGCTGGCGGCTGGAACCTCAAATACACTGCGGTGATTACTGTCCTCGCTGCGCTGTGGTGGCTGGCCTATTCCGTCATGCAGCCTGCGGCGCACTGGCTGGCTGTGGGCCTCATGGGTTTTGCCCCTGGCTCGCCCATTGCGGAATCCGTGGAATTTTTCTTCTATGACACGGCAAAGATTCTGCTTCTGCTGGTGGCGCTTATCTATGCCATCGCCTGGGCGCGGGCCGGGCTCAACGTGGAGCGGGTGCGTGATTATCTGAGCGGCAAGGCAAAGGGCGTAGGCTATTTTCTCGGCTCCGCCTTTGGCGCGGTTACACCATTTTGCTCCTGCTCAAGCATCCCGCTGTTTCTCGGCTTCACCACGGCTAGCATCCCCATGGGCATCACCATGTCCTTTCTCATCACCTCTCCGCTTATCAACGAGCTGGCCGTGGTTTTGCTGTGGGGCCTGCTGGGCTGGAAGATCACTGTAGCCTATGTGGTTGTGGGTATGACCGCTGGCATCATTGGCGGCTGCCTCATGGATGCCATCAAGGCCGAACGCTGGCTGCATCCCTTTATTCTTGAGGCCATGGCCAGCATGCCCGCGCAAGCGGAAGAAGCCAAGAGTGCAGGTGGCGCTCCGGTCTGCTCCCCACGCATTACCCTGCGCCATCGGCACGACTTTGCATGGTCGGAGACCTCCACCATTTTTCGCCGCGTGTGGAAGTGGGTGATCATAGGCGTTGGGCTGGGCGCGGCCCTACATGGCTTTGTGCCGGAAAACTGGTTTGCCGAGCATCTTGGCGCCGGGGAATGGTGGTCTGTGCCGCTTTCTGTCCTGCTGGGCATCCCTCTGTATTCCAGCGTAACGGGTATCATCCCGATTATGGAAAGCCTGCTGACCAAGGGGCTGCCCATCGGCACCACTCTGGCCTTCTGCATGAGCACCGTTGTGGTCAGCCTGCCGGAAATGCTCATGTTGCGGCAGGTCATGACAGGCAAGCTGCTGGCCATTTTTGTTGGCTATCTTTTGCTTATGTTCACCCTGGTGGGCTGGTTGTTTAATCTGGCAGGGTCATTCCTGGCATAA
- a CDS encoding thioredoxin family protein, with protein sequence MEIKVFGPGCARCVDAENVVRKAAEQAGGEISVLKVSDFREIMAARIISTPAVMVNGQIKCTGRVPTKDEVANWIAEASA encoded by the coding sequence ATGGAAATCAAGGTATTCGGCCCCGGCTGCGCACGTTGCGTGGATGCGGAAAACGTGGTGCGCAAGGCTGCGGAACAGGCTGGCGGTGAAATTTCGGTGCTCAAGGTGTCTGACTTCAGGGAAATCATGGCGGCGCGCATCATCTCCACCCCGGCGGTGATGGTCAACGGCCAGATAAAATGCACGGGCAGGGTGCCCACAAAGGATGAAGTCGCCAACTGGATTGCGGAGGCCAGCGCTTAA
- a CDS encoding acyltransferase: protein MHYPHIALLKTKCLFLVVVMHCVMFYATPFPFWKLYADTPQPWADLFTAISGSTLIQCFMFASGFLFAASWDAGKRTPLQHALHRGRRLLLPWFGVGMLWVAPLYTLFSIPAFGHPADATLLETWKSVALGLFTDHLWFLLVLFWITLFWIIALWVLQKLGRDTALTGGMVALVAALCLQNYGGWLKWYCLWEAPSFILCYYMGIVAFRNHEALNALCRARPLALGLGLTALIVLLWPYAGAPVSGWIVSLLCALLVYHMFLLTAGLYPLVQLFAPFAWFERNGFRFYLFHLPTPLLVFMWLYKPLQLPPVAFVLLNITITLTVTTVIVIASRKLEEKLGIRL from the coding sequence ATGCACTATCCCCACATTGCCCTGCTTAAAACCAAGTGCCTTTTTCTGGTTGTGGTCATGCACTGCGTCATGTTTTACGCCACGCCCTTTCCGTTCTGGAAGCTCTATGCGGATACCCCGCAGCCCTGGGCGGATTTGTTCACGGCCATCTCCGGCTCTACCCTTATCCAGTGTTTCATGTTTGCCTCGGGCTTTCTGTTTGCCGCCTCGTGGGATGCCGGCAAGCGCACCCCCCTGCAACACGCGCTGCACAGGGGGCGCAGGCTCCTGCTGCCCTGGTTTGGCGTGGGCATGCTCTGGGTAGCCCCGCTCTACACGCTCTTTTCCATCCCCGCGTTTGGGCATCCGGCAGACGCAACACTGCTTGAAACGTGGAAATCCGTTGCGCTTGGCCTGTTCACAGATCATCTGTGGTTCTTGCTGGTGCTGTTCTGGATCACCCTTTTCTGGATTATCGCCCTGTGGGTTCTGCAAAAGCTGGGGCGCGACACGGCACTTACCGGCGGCATGGTGGCCTTGGTGGCCGCACTGTGCTTGCAGAACTATGGCGGCTGGCTCAAGTGGTATTGCCTGTGGGAAGCGCCTTCGTTCATTCTTTGTTACTACATGGGCATTGTGGCTTTCAGAAATCACGAGGCCCTCAATGCCTTGTGCCGCGCCCGCCCGCTGGCTCTGGGGCTTGGGCTCACGGCTTTGATCGTTTTGCTGTGGCCCTATGCGGGCGCGCCTGTGAGCGGGTGGATTGTGTCCCTGCTTTGCGCCTTGCTGGTGTACCATATGTTTTTACTCACAGCCGGGCTGTACCCGCTGGTGCAGTTGTTTGCTCCTTTTGCATGGTTTGAGCGCAACGGCTTTCGCTTTTATCTTTTTCATCTGCCCACGCCCCTGCTGGTCTTCATGTGGCTTTACAAGCCCTTGCAGCTGCCGCCCGTTGCCTTTGTATTACTGAACATTACCATCACCCTGACCGTAACAACGGTCATTGTTATTGCCAGCCGCAAGCTGGAAGAAAAACTGGGCATAAGACTATAA